The following are encoded in a window of Fibrobacter sp. UWB13 genomic DNA:
- a CDS encoding type II secretion system protein, which yields MNLAEPKTSRHGFTLLEMLIAMTVAAILTTVSLNVYSMFHHGVVAISDNYVHFATGKAQELRCRTRFVRGLPPCDTPSDESRAFRGAIRARF from the coding sequence ATGAATCTAGCTGAGCCTAAAACTTCTCGTCACGGCTTTACTCTCTTGGAAATGCTTATCGCCATGACTGTGGCCGCGATCCTTACAACCGTCTCGTTGAACGTCTATTCGATGTTCCATCATGGCGTTGTTGCAATTTCGGACAACTATGTCCACTTTGCGACCGGGAAAGCTCAAGAACTCCGTTGCCGCACCCGCTTTGTGCGTGGCCTCCCGCCTTGCGATACCCCCTCGGACGAATCTCGAGCATTCCGTGGTGCCATTCGCGCGCGATTCTAG
- a CDS encoding glycosyltransferase, with protein MSTILLYAMFVVYVIAGVGLVIYGFSCYYSIYLFLKNSRKTRLSDRKAILKYYREHSLADLPQVTTQLPVFNEANCVERLLEAVCAIDYPKDKHEIQVLDDSTDECYEVTKKKVAELAARGYDIKLIHRTNRKDFKAGALKEGMAVAKGEFLAIFDADFVPEKDFLLKTVPYLVMDPQVGLVQGRWGHLNRTESGLTLAQSIGIDGHFVVEQSARSWGKLFMNFNGTAGVWRKDAIYGGGGWEGDTLTEDMDLSYRSQLAGWKMKFVFDVIVPAELPNDINAFKAQQFRWAKGSIQTAIKILPKVLRSKVPLRVKIGAILHTTHYSIHPCMLFTALCAWPLLAFFEPVGHLPTWAYTVGFAFIFLAAIAPSVLYFVAQRCSGYTGWKIRLLSLPILMALGVGIAVSNSRAVFAAVLGTKGSFVRTPKNGGAKKKAKSHYAQKFPWMALIELLVGVYCIFGLLEYINASKYIIGPFLALYAIGFLSVSVLSFMHYISNIFEVRKAIKCSECVEEQATN; from the coding sequence ATGAGTACTATACTACTATACGCAATGTTCGTCGTCTACGTTATCGCAGGCGTGGGATTGGTGATTTACGGGTTCAGTTGCTACTATAGCATCTACCTGTTCCTCAAGAACAGCCGCAAGACGCGACTTTCAGACCGCAAAGCGATCTTGAAGTACTACCGTGAACATTCGCTCGCAGACCTCCCGCAGGTCACGACCCAGCTCCCGGTTTTTAACGAAGCCAACTGCGTTGAACGTCTCCTCGAAGCCGTCTGCGCCATCGACTACCCCAAGGACAAGCACGAAATCCAGGTCTTGGACGACTCCACGGACGAGTGCTACGAAGTTACCAAGAAGAAAGTTGCTGAACTCGCCGCCCGCGGTTATGACATCAAGCTCATCCACCGCACGAACCGCAAGGACTTCAAGGCTGGCGCTCTCAAGGAAGGCATGGCAGTCGCAAAGGGTGAATTCCTCGCCATCTTCGATGCCGACTTCGTTCCTGAAAAAGACTTCCTCCTGAAGACCGTTCCGTACTTGGTCATGGATCCGCAGGTCGGCCTTGTCCAAGGTCGCTGGGGTCACTTGAACCGCACCGAATCCGGTCTTACGCTCGCCCAGTCTATCGGTATCGACGGCCACTTCGTGGTGGAACAGTCCGCACGTAGCTGGGGCAAACTCTTTATGAACTTCAACGGTACCGCCGGTGTCTGGCGCAAGGACGCTATTTACGGTGGTGGCGGCTGGGAAGGCGATACGCTGACCGAAGACATGGACCTTTCTTACCGTTCCCAGCTTGCTGGTTGGAAGATGAAGTTTGTGTTCGACGTGATTGTTCCGGCTGAACTCCCGAACGACATCAACGCTTTCAAGGCTCAGCAGTTCCGTTGGGCAAAGGGTTCCATCCAGACCGCTATCAAGATTTTGCCGAAGGTTTTGCGCTCCAAGGTTCCGCTCCGCGTGAAGATTGGCGCCATCCTCCACACGACGCACTACTCGATCCACCCCTGCATGTTGTTCACAGCACTCTGCGCTTGGCCGTTGCTCGCGTTCTTTGAACCGGTCGGACACCTCCCCACTTGGGCATACACGGTTGGTTTCGCATTCATCTTCCTCGCCGCAATCGCGCCTTCTGTTCTTTACTTTGTCGCCCAGCGTTGCTCCGGCTACACCGGTTGGAAGATCCGCTTGCTCTCGCTCCCCATCTTGATGGCCCTCGGCGTTGGCATCGCAGTCAGCAACTCCCGCGCAGTGTTCGCCGCAGTTCTCGGTACAAAGGGCAGCTTCGTTCGTACCCCGAAGAACGGTGGCGCCAAGAAGAAGGCCAAGAGCCATTACGCACAAAAGTTCCCGTGGATGGCACTTATCGAACTCCTCGTCGGCGTCTACTGCATTTTCGGTTTGCTCGAATACATCAACGCCAGCAAGTACATCATCGGACCGTTCCTTGCCCTTTATGCAATCGGATTCCTCTCGGTGAGCGTGCTTAGCTTTATGCATTACATCAGCAACATTTTCGAAGTTCGCAAGGCCATTAAGTGCTCCGAATGCGTCGAAGAACAGGCAACGAACTAA
- a CDS encoding prepilin-type N-terminal cleavage/methylation domain-containing protein, producing the protein MHSRHGFTLPEVCVALAVFLVGTTALLGGWNFFNREVADERMRLDEFYDVLETMESLVAARPDCADSLSVRLTRVPGSPHLAWAVVASEHYSLKRLVRCR; encoded by the coding sequence ATGCACTCTCGTCATGGCTTTACTTTGCCCGAAGTTTGCGTGGCGTTGGCCGTTTTTCTTGTTGGAACAACGGCGCTCCTTGGCGGTTGGAACTTCTTCAATCGCGAAGTGGCTGACGAGCGGATGCGCTTGGATGAGTTCTATGATGTGCTAGAAACAATGGAATCGTTGGTTGCGGCGCGTCCGGATTGCGCGGACTCTCTGTCGGTCCGCCTCACTCGTGTTCCTGGCAGTCCGCATTTGGCGTGGGCTGTTGTTGCGAGTGAACATTATTCTCTCAAACGCCTCGTGCGTTGTCGATGA